In a genomic window of Hyla sarda isolate aHylSar1 unplaced genomic scaffold, aHylSar1.hap1 scaffold_38, whole genome shotgun sequence:
- the LOC130332626 gene encoding histone H2A type 1 yields the protein MSGRGKQGGKVRAKAKTRSSRAGLQFPVGRVHRLLRKGNYAERVGAGAPVYLAAVLEYLTAEILELAGNAARDNKKTRIIPRHLQLAVRNDEELNKLLGGVTIAQGGVLPNIQAVLLPKKTESSKAAKSK from the coding sequence ATGTCTGGACGCGGCAAACAAGGAGGGAAGGTTCGGGCTAAGGCAAAGACCCGCTCATCCCGGGCAGGACTTCAGTTCCCCGTCGGTCGTGTGCACAGGCTTCTCCGCAAAGGGAACTATGCCGAGAGGGTGGGCGCCGGTGCTCCCGTGTACCTGGCCGCTGTGCTGGAGTATTTAACCGCTGAGATCCTGGAATTGGCCGGTAATGCCGCCCGGGACAACAAGAAGACCCGCAtcatcccccgtcacctgcagctggccgtgcgcaatgacgaggagcTGAACAAGCTGCTGGGAGGGGTGACCATCGCCCAGGGAGGCGTCCTCCCCAACATCCAGGCCGTGCTGCTGCCCAAAAAGACCGAGAGCAGCAAAGCGGCAAAGAGCAAGTGA
- the LOC130332632 gene encoding histone H2B 1.1, giving the protein MPDPAKSAPAPKKGSKKAVTKTQKKDGKKRRKTRKESYAIYVYKVLKQVHPDTGISSKAMGIMNSFVNDIFERIAGEASRLAHYNKRSTITSREIQTAVRLLLPGELAKHAVSEGTKAVTKYTSAK; this is encoded by the coding sequence ATGCCTGATCCCGCCAAGTCTGCTCCAGCGCCCAAGAAAGGCTccaagaaagccgtgaccaagacTCAGAAGAAGGACGGCAAGAagcgaaggaagaccaggaaggaaaGCTATGCCATCTACGTGTACAAGGTGCTCAAGCAGGTCCACCCTGACACCGGCATCTCCTCCAAGGCCATGGGCATCATGAACTCCTTTGTGAATGATATCTTCGAGCGCATCGCAGGGGAAGCCTCCCGCCTGGCTCACTACAACAAGCGCTCCACCATCACCTCCCGGGAGATCCAGACCGCCGTGCGCCTGCTGCTGCCTGGAGAGCTGGCCAAGCACGCCGTGTCCGAGGGCACCAAGGCCGTCACCAAGTACACCAGCGCCAAGTAA
- the LOC130332583 gene encoding histone H4 yields the protein MSGRGKGGKGLGKGGAKRHRKVLRDNIQGITKPAIRRLARRGGVKRISGLIYEETRGVLKVFLENVIRDAVTYTEHAKRKTVTAMDVVYALKRQGRTLYGFGG from the coding sequence ATGTCTGGACGCGGTAAAGGAGGGAAAGGTCTCGGTAAGGGCGGAGCCAAGCGGCACAGGAAGGTGCTCCGGGATAACATCCAGGGCATCACCAAGCCTGCTATCCGCCGTCTAGCTCGCAGGGGAGGCGTGAAGCGCATCTCCGGCCTCATCTATGAAGAGACTCGCGGTGTCCTGAAGGTTTTCCTGGAGAACGTCATCCGTGACGCCGTCACCTACACCGAGCACGCCAAGAGGAAGACCGTCACCGCTATGGACGTGGTGTACGCCCTCAAGCGCCAGGGCCGCACTCTCTACGGCTTCGGAGGTTAA